A genomic window from Chrysoperla carnea chromosome 3, inChrCarn1.1, whole genome shotgun sequence includes:
- the LOC123296420 gene encoding selenoprotein M-like has product MKTFYSLIVVFACFLLIKADISARIESCSGCSLNRLPDVKKFIFEDVPHYESVEFKHIQGAKPELVLLDDGEKEIDRIPLSSLNRKQCNDLLVEKGFKKTASKEL; this is encoded by the exons ATGAAGACATTTTACAGTTTAATTGTGGTTTTcgcttgttttttattaattaaagccGATATTTCAGCTAGAATTGAG tcatgCAGTGGGTGTAGTCTAAATCGATTACCagacgtaaaaaaatttatttttgaagatgTTCCACATTATGAAAGTGTTGAATTCAAACATATTCAAGGAGCTAAACCGGAATTAGTTTTGTTAGATGATGGTGAAAAAGAAATTGATCGAATTCCATTATCAAGTTTAAATCGTAAACAATGTAACGATTTGTTAGTAGAAAAAGGTTTTAAGAAAACCGCTTCTAAAGaattataa
- the LOC123295316 gene encoding E3 ubiquitin-protein ligase RNF185-like: MSTTNDTKAKENEGAGGTAGSSEEEKKDDRTFECNICLDTARDAVVSMCGHLFCWPCLHQWLETQPNRQLCPVCKAAISKEKVVPLYGRGSSKQEDPREKVPPRPAGQRTEPEPGTGFPGFGFGDGFHLSFGIGAFPFGFFTMFNFNEPRPTAAHRGTAQHEEELYLSKLFLYVAILFICWLLLA, encoded by the exons ATGTCAACCACGAATGATACAAAAGCGAAGGAAAATGAAGGAGCTGGAGGGACAGCTGGTAGCAGCGAAGAAGAGAAAAAAGATGATCGAACTTTTgaatgtaatatttgtttagATACTGCCCGAGATGCAGTTGTTAGTATGTGTGGCcatttattttg TTGGCCTTGTTTACATCAATGGTTAGAAACACAACCAAATCGTCAATTGTGTCCTGTATGTAAAGCAGCGATAAGCAAAGAAAAGGTTGTGCCATTGTATGGTAGAGGAAGTTCAAAACAAGAGGATCCCAGAGAAAAGGTACCACCAAGGCCGGCTGGTCAGCGTACTGAACCAGAACCGGGTACTGGATTTCCTGGTTTTGGTTTTGGTGATGGTTTTCATTTGTCATTTGGAATTGGTGCATTTCCGTTTggattttttactatgtttaattttaatgagcCTAGACCAACAGCag ctcATCGAGGAACTGCTCAGCATGAAGAAGAATTGtatctttcaaaattatttttatatgtagcgatattatttatttgttggtTACTTCTGGCATAG
- the LOC123296095 gene encoding dynein axonemal intermediate chain 4-like: MTYRILLDGVDVTPKFLTPPSVQSEEHEVATHDMAKISENTFSAQQSAFHTQLHYQTVRAEHNFLSQHGTAITITGATSHIDLQEAPFHAYASEEDIVNQYSKTSLNLPPLVINESLPQKINLTLTETPIIYLFELTSTIEPTGTPESKDVSRDNELYDFITKGKGRNRKVVNAESQTSVIIVKTRSTNIIRSKQMHSDAFASGWDMLDSRKVIPVKEVDEIVQIDPIAEEQRLKDMLNDVPIITNDYETQMRRIHALQSFKIATMIMERILDANIFKKEQTRIRGLFPPNPFEEEIEFKYRLDLLWVFTNDHVLNRPICMIVLNPKNEDIIAVGYGKFLFKEGKKGAVCIWNIKNPSQPERFYKFSVPVTAVAFGKSNPNLLTVSFYDGTLKVIDITHIDVKLVAYTTRYTSNSVGPILYVDWVQIGESINDERIMSVDECGRVTLYRIGSTQELTGICIMHVNRLEGKLKGISQLKPCTQYPIPISVYAAVECFTDVPYDPALYMVGTNMGTVHKCSKYFLNQHIDVFLAHNGPVYQIKYSPFCDRIFLTCGADSAIRLWSDNVYEPLVTLTVPFFPIQMACWNPCHSTIIAGVAESSVYIWDIRKKTYLPASVTPSPSSARLTTIAFTTTGRNVMIGDAEGKIHLFTLENVPFPPFYQSDVLIHCIKMALVTRPDVIRLLKKKWTEFEKMIALYDDKGKMGGVVFD; encoded by the exons ATGACATATCGAATACTATTAGATGGAGTTGAtgtaacgccaaaatttttgacACCACCATCGGTACAATCCGAAGAACATGAAGTAGCCACTCATGATATGgcaaaaattagtgaaaatacATTTAGTGCACAACAATCAGCCTTTCATACACAGTTGCATTATCAAACGGTACGTGCTGagcataattttttatcacagcATGGTACGGCAATTACAATTACAG GGGCAACAAGCCATATAGATTTACAAGAAGCACCTTTTCATGCATATGCAAGCGAAGAGGATATTGTCAatcaatattcaaaaacatCTTTAAATTTACCACCATTAGTTATTAATGAAAGTTtaccacaaaaaattaatttaactttaactGAAACAccgattatatatttatttgagttAACAAGTACCATCGAACCAACTGGAACACCAGAGAGTAAAGATGTCTCACGTGATAATGAATTGTATGACTTTATCACCAAAGGTAAAGGACGCAATCGGAAAGTAGTGAATGCAGAATCCCAAACAAGTGTTATAATTGTAAAAACTCGATCTACAAATATCATTCGTTCAAAACAAATGCATAGTGATGCTTTTGCCTCTGGTTGGGATATGTTAGATTCCAGAAAAGTGATACCAGTAAAAGAAGTAGACGAAATTGTACAAATAGATCCAATTGCCGAAGAACAGAGATTAAAAGATATGTTGAATGATGTACCAATAATAACTAATGACTACGAAACACAAATGAGACGTATACATGCTttacaatcatttaaaattgcTACTATGATTATGGAACGAATATTGGatgcgaatattttcaaaaaagaacaaACACGAATTCGAGGTCTTTTTCCACCGAATCCATTTGAGgaagaaattgaatttaaatatcgaTTAGATTTACTTTGGGTATTCACAAACGATCATGTACTCAATCGACCAATTTGCATGATTGTTTTAAACCCAAAAAATGAAGATATTATCGCTGTTGGATatggaaaatttctttttaaggaAGGTAAAAAAGGTGCCGTTTGTATATGGAATATAAAAAATCCATCACAACCAGaacgtttttataaattttcagtaCCAGTAACGGCTGTTGCTTTTGGTAAAAGTAATCCGAATTTATTAACTGTTAGTTTTTATGATGGTACGCTGAAAGTAATCGATATTACTCACATTGATGTAAAGTTAGTTGCTTATACTACTAGATACACATCTAATTCAGTTGGACCGATTTTGTATGTAGATTGGGTTCAAATTGGTGAATCGATAAATGATGAACGTATTATGTCCGTGGACGAATGTGGTCGAGTAACATTGTACCGTATAGGTTCTACACAAGAGTTAACTGGGATTTGTATAATGCATGTTAATCGTTTAGAGGGAAAACTTAAAGGTATATCACAACTTAAGCCTTGTACGCAATATCCAATACCAATATCTGTATATGCAGCAGTCGAATGTTTTACGGATGTACCCTACGATCCAGCATTGTATATGGTTGGAACCAATATGGGAACAGTGCATAAAtgttcaaaatactttttaaatcaacATATTGACGTATTTTTAGCTCATAATGGTCCCGTATACCAAATAAAATACTCACCATTTTGTGATCGAATCTTTTTAACATGTGGTGCCGATTCAGCAATTAGATTATGGTCGGATAATGTGTATGAACCATTAGTTACACTAACTGTCCCTTTTTTCCCAATACAAATGGCATGTTGGAATCCATGTCATAGCACGATCATTGCCGGAGTTGCCGAATCATCTGTTTATATTTGGGATATacgaaaaaaaacatatttaccaGCAAGTGTTACACCATCTCCAAGTTCAGCTCGTCTAACTACTATAGCGTTTACAACAACTGGTCGTAATGTAATGATTGGGGATGCAGAAGGGAAAATTCACTTGTTCACTTTAGAGAATGTACCATTCCCACCTTTCTATCAGAGTGATGTGTTGATACATTGTATTAAAATGGCGCTTGTCACACGGCCAGATGTAATAcgattattaaagaaaaaatggaCAGAGTTTGAGAAAATGATTGCATTGTATGATGATAAGGGTAAAATGGGTGGTGTTGTCtttgattaa